Proteins from a single region of Cydia strobilella chromosome 2, ilCydStro3.1, whole genome shotgun sequence:
- the LOC134753542 gene encoding la-related protein 6 — protein sequence MESPSSPGVPEDEGIATDRRLSADDHADLSDTASEAGSGGGKDSGCEVAQDAQEPPYTPPDDELANRIVSQVEFYFSDANITKDAFLLKHVRRNKEGYVSLKLISSFKRVKHLTKDWRVVAEALKRSTKLEINEAGTKLRRIEPLPAYDETTPSRTVVAVRMPIDKPSVENVSRLFASCGEIALVRVLRPGNPVPADVRQFLNKNPSLVNCVCALVEFTESESAREALRLQNSEDEGMRVYELNGVPREPKRKAPIRRPPPRRHECEYSSCCSGSEAEYEYRYGNPFLRRNSSGFFPPRTPEIQTWIPRRPSTCSHSSDSGVSFYCSSRRTSQVSTGSASSGDGWLARRLSGCSLSGPECGGRRLSCAPRFEPRTPLVPDGTRGFHAAARQRRISDLALYSR from the coding sequence ATGGAGAGCCCTTCTAGCCCGGGCGTGCCCGAGGATGAAGGCATCGCTACCGACCGCCGTCTCTCCGCCGACGACCACGCGGACCTCTCCGATACGGCCTCCGAAGCCGGCTCCGGAGGAGGCAAAGACTCCGGCTGCGAAGTTGCCCAGGATGCGCAGGAGCCGCCCTACACCCCGCCCGACGACGAGCTTGCCAACCGGATAGTATCCCAAGTGGAGTTTTACTTCTCCGATGCGAACATTACTAAAGATGCCTTTCTGCTCAAACACGTTCGTCGCAACAAGGAGGGTTATGTGTCCCTAAAGTTAATATCTAGCTTCAAGCGCGTCAAACATCTAACGAAAGATTGGAGGGTGGTTGCCGAGGCTTTGAAGCGATCAACGAAATTGGAAATCAATGAAGCGGGAACCAAGCTGCGCAGGATCGAGCCCTTACCAGCATATGATGAGACCACGCCATCCAGGACCGTCGTAGCTGTTCGGATGCCTATAGACAAGCCTTCAGTGGAAAACGTGTCTCGTCTCTTTGCGAGCTGTGGAGAAATAGCCTTAGTCCGCGTACTCCGTCCTGGTAATCCAGTTCCCGCTGACGTTCGCCAGTTCCTCAACAAGAATCCCAGTCTCGTGAATTGTGTGTGTGCTTTAGTTGAGTTCACGGAGTCCGAGTCGGCGCGAGAGGCGCTGCGACTTCAAAACTCCGAGGACGAGGGCATGCGAGTGTACGAACTGAACGGTGTCCCTCGGGAGCCGAAGAGGAAGGCGCCGATACGACGGCCGCCACCGCGCCGCCACGAATGTGAATACTCGTCTTGTTGCAGCGGTAGTGAAGCAGAATACGAATACAGATATGGTAATCCTTTCCTTAGAAGAAATTCGAGTGGTTTCTTTCCACCGCGTACGCCAGAAATCCAGACGTGGATTCCGCGGCGGCCATCGACGTGCAGCCACAGCTCGGATTCGGGGGTGTCGTTCTACTGTAGTTCGCGGCGGACCTCACAGGTGAGCACGGGCAGCGCCAGCAGCGGCGACGGCTGGCTGGCACGCCGACTGTCCGGCTGCTCGCTGTCCGGACCGGAGTGTGGCGGCCGGAGGCTGTCTTGCGCGCCTCGGTTTGAACCCCGGACGCCGCTGGTGCCCGATGGCACACGCGGCTTCCACGCCGCTGCGCGCCAGCGCAGAATCTCGGACCTCGCACTCTACTCGCGCTAG